In Gossypium arboreum isolate Shixiya-1 chromosome 6, ASM2569848v2, whole genome shotgun sequence, the following are encoded in one genomic region:
- the LOC108451796 gene encoding uncharacterized protein LOC108451796 isoform X3: MATIALNFDSLTLLSNLSTNPKYTFSQVRTPFISSSCRRISKPNSTISTMAHSHSTQKPVIERQRMIIPNKHGEKLVGLLHETESKEIVILCHGFRSRKDYNTMTNLAAALEKEGISVFRFDFAGNGESEGSFQYGNYYREADDLHAIIQHFSGESRVVSAILGHSKGGNVVLLYASKYQDLRIVVNVSGRYDLKRGIAERLGEDFIEIIKKDGHIDVKNKTGGIEYRVTEEALMDRLRTEMHEACLKIDKEWC, translated from the exons ATGGCCACCATTGCCCTTAACTTTGATTCATTGACACTGCTCTCAAATTTATCAACTAATCCTAAATATACTTTTTCACAGGTACGAACACCATTCATATCATCCTCCTGTCGACGTATCTCCAAACCAAACTCCACAATCTCGACGATGGCTCACTCTCATTCTACTCAAAAACCAG tgattgagCGGCAGAGAATGATAATTCCGAACAAGCATGGTGAAAAACTGGTGGGATTATTGCATGAAACCGAGTCTAAAGAGATTGTAATCTTATGCCATGGTTTCAGATCCAGAAAG GATTACAATACTATGACGAACCTTGCTGCTGCTTTAGAAAAAGAAGGAATCAGTGTCTTCCGTTTCGATTTTGCTGGAAACGG AGAAAGTGAAGGTTCATTTCAGTATGGTAACTATTACCGAGAAGCTGATGATTTACACGCCATAATTCAACACTTTTCAGGGGAAAGTCGTGTGGTAAGTGCAATTCTTGGGCATAGTAAAG GGGGAAATGTGGTGCTCCTTTACGCTTCTAAGTATCAAGATTTACGTATAGTTGTAAACGTTTCTGGCCGCTACGACTTGAAGAGAGGCATTGCAGAACGCTTGGGAGAAGACTTTATTGAAATAATTAAGAAGGATGGCCACATTGATGTTAAGAATAAGACAG GAGGCATTGAATACCGTGTGACTGAGGAAGCTTTGATGGATCGCTTAAGAACAGAAATGCATGAAGCTTGCCTCAAGATTGATAAAGAAT GGTGTTGA
- the LOC108451796 gene encoding uncharacterized protein LOC108451796 isoform X1, producing MATIALNFDSLTLLSNLSTNPKYTFSQVRTPFISSSCRRISKPNSTISTMAHSHSTQKPVIERQRMIIPNKHGEKLVGLLHETESKEIVILCHGFRSRKDYNTMTNLAAALEKEGISVFRFDFAGNGESEGSFQYGNYYREADDLHAIIQHFSGESRVVSAILGHSKGGNVVLLYASKYQDLRIVVNVSGRYDLKRGIAERLGEDFIEIIKKDGHIDVKNKTGGIEYRVTEEALMDRLRTEMHEACLKIDKECRVLTVHGSADEIISVEDALEFAKVIPNHQLHITEGANHGYTSHQTELASTVVKFITSALEQDKVSSK from the exons ATGGCCACCATTGCCCTTAACTTTGATTCATTGACACTGCTCTCAAATTTATCAACTAATCCTAAATATACTTTTTCACAGGTACGAACACCATTCATATCATCCTCCTGTCGACGTATCTCCAAACCAAACTCCACAATCTCGACGATGGCTCACTCTCATTCTACTCAAAAACCAG tgattgagCGGCAGAGAATGATAATTCCGAACAAGCATGGTGAAAAACTGGTGGGATTATTGCATGAAACCGAGTCTAAAGAGATTGTAATCTTATGCCATGGTTTCAGATCCAGAAAG GATTACAATACTATGACGAACCTTGCTGCTGCTTTAGAAAAAGAAGGAATCAGTGTCTTCCGTTTCGATTTTGCTGGAAACGG AGAAAGTGAAGGTTCATTTCAGTATGGTAACTATTACCGAGAAGCTGATGATTTACACGCCATAATTCAACACTTTTCAGGGGAAAGTCGTGTGGTAAGTGCAATTCTTGGGCATAGTAAAG GGGGAAATGTGGTGCTCCTTTACGCTTCTAAGTATCAAGATTTACGTATAGTTGTAAACGTTTCTGGCCGCTACGACTTGAAGAGAGGCATTGCAGAACGCTTGGGAGAAGACTTTATTGAAATAATTAAGAAGGATGGCCACATTGATGTTAAGAATAAGACAG GAGGCATTGAATACCGTGTGACTGAGGAAGCTTTGATGGATCGCTTAAGAACAGAAATGCATGAAGCTTGCCTCAAGATTGATAAAGAATGTCG GGTGTTGACGGTCCATGGATCTGCTGATGAGATAATTTCTGTTGAAGATGCTTTGGAGTTTGCCAAGGTTATACCTAATCACCAATTACACATTACAGAAGGAGCAAATCATGGGTACACCTCGCATCAAACTGAGTTGGCATCTACTGTTGTGAAATTTATAACGTCAGCCTTAGAGCAAGACAAGGTTTCTTCCAAGTAG
- the LOC108451796 gene encoding uncharacterized protein LOC108451796 isoform X2, with the protein MAHSHSTQKPVIERQRMIIPNKHGEKLVGLLHETESKEIVILCHGFRSRKDYNTMTNLAAALEKEGISVFRFDFAGNGESEGSFQYGNYYREADDLHAIIQHFSGESRVVSAILGHSKGGNVVLLYASKYQDLRIVVNVSGRYDLKRGIAERLGEDFIEIIKKDGHIDVKNKTGGIEYRVTEEALMDRLRTEMHEACLKIDKECRVLTVHGSADEIISVEDALEFAKVIPNHQLHITEGANHGYTSHQTELASTVVKFITSALEQDKVSSK; encoded by the exons ATGGCTCACTCTCATTCTACTCAAAAACCAG tgattgagCGGCAGAGAATGATAATTCCGAACAAGCATGGTGAAAAACTGGTGGGATTATTGCATGAAACCGAGTCTAAAGAGATTGTAATCTTATGCCATGGTTTCAGATCCAGAAAG GATTACAATACTATGACGAACCTTGCTGCTGCTTTAGAAAAAGAAGGAATCAGTGTCTTCCGTTTCGATTTTGCTGGAAACGG AGAAAGTGAAGGTTCATTTCAGTATGGTAACTATTACCGAGAAGCTGATGATTTACACGCCATAATTCAACACTTTTCAGGGGAAAGTCGTGTGGTAAGTGCAATTCTTGGGCATAGTAAAG GGGGAAATGTGGTGCTCCTTTACGCTTCTAAGTATCAAGATTTACGTATAGTTGTAAACGTTTCTGGCCGCTACGACTTGAAGAGAGGCATTGCAGAACGCTTGGGAGAAGACTTTATTGAAATAATTAAGAAGGATGGCCACATTGATGTTAAGAATAAGACAG GAGGCATTGAATACCGTGTGACTGAGGAAGCTTTGATGGATCGCTTAAGAACAGAAATGCATGAAGCTTGCCTCAAGATTGATAAAGAATGTCG GGTGTTGACGGTCCATGGATCTGCTGATGAGATAATTTCTGTTGAAGATGCTTTGGAGTTTGCCAAGGTTATACCTAATCACCAATTACACATTACAGAAGGAGCAAATCATGGGTACACCTCGCATCAAACTGAGTTGGCATCTACTGTTGTGAAATTTATAACGTCAGCCTTAGAGCAAGACAAGGTTTCTTCCAAGTAG
- the LOC108451780 gene encoding CRM-domain containing factor CFM3, chloroplastic/mitochondrial isoform X1 — translation MALSPFPVTHQACVLSSSHSLYYLILQTKTQNNSFRALKFKSYCVSHQTIKVGIDISKKKRKPKPSFLYQIKDKWSQKPIISTREKLPWQEKEELEEQEEVEKEQTFEATASETESDEDPRVEASDQVSFPLPSRVIAAPWSHGRKFNELHFDFVPESPEFESQIEVSFANEKPIDFVGDRIEKPELLDEEISFNKQKPTLSAHRKIAAVEGINEVVSSRQNLEVSTNGSNEGGSIEGDGKRGKKKSNTEMAERMIPEHELRRLRNFALRMVERTKVGAAGITQALVEHIHERWKLDEVIKLKFEEPLSLNMKRTHEVLEKRTGGLVIWRAGGSVVLYRGMAYKLHCVQSYSGQDQADTSALDVITTNTENMVVKDCVRTEESFMPSSSEYLKDLSKEELMDLCELNHLLDELGPRYKDWSGREPLPVDADLLPPVVPGYQPPFRRLPYGVRHCLKDCEMTTFRRLARSMPPHFALGRNRELQGLAQAIVNLWERTAIAKIAVKRGVENTRNERMAEELKRLTGGTLLSRNKEFIVFYRGNDFLPPVVTNTLKEMQKSRNLLQEEEEEARGRALALVGSNVKASTLPLVAGTLAETTAATSCWGHQPSPDEVEEMKRNSALTQQASLVRHLEKKLALAKGKLTKANKALAKVQEHLDPTDLPTDLETLSEEERILFRKIGLSMKPYLLLGKRGVYDGTIENMHLHWKYRELVKILVKRESLAQVKHIAISLEAESGGVLVSLDKTTKGYAIIIYRGKNYLRPLEMRPKNLLTKRQALARSVELQRSEALKHHISDLQEKIELMKSELEEMKAGNEVGAVNTPYSRLNEALLSDEDIEETGKMNIWNHMAAAMMMMMISKRKDQFSSYSTRSEPGVPATADFLIKANALTFQLLSQGKIIYRNGLSLDVAF, via the exons ATGGCGCTCTCACCATTTCCTGTAACTCATCAAGCGTGCGTATTATCATCTTCACATTCTCTTTACTATCTTATTTTGCAAACCAAGACCCAGAATAACAGTTTCAGAgcactcaaattcaaatcttattGTGTTTCTCATCAAACAATAAAGGTTGGTATTGATATAAGTAAGAAGAAGAGGAAGCCCAAGCCAAGTTTTTTGTACCAAATTAAGGATAAATGGTCTCAAAAACCAATCATTTCCACTAGAGAGAAGTTGCCATGGCAAGAAAAAGAGGAACTTGAAGAACAAGAAGAAGTTGAAAAAGAGCAGACTTTTGAGGCGACCGCATCTGAGACAGAAAGTGATGAAGACCCACGAGTGGAAGCGAGTGACCAAGTGAGTTTTCCTTTGCCGAGTCGGGTAATTGCTGCTCCTTGGTCTCATGGACGCAAATTTAATGAACTCCATTTTGATTTTGTTCCTGAAAGTCCAGAATTTGAGTCTCAAATAGAAGTTAGTTTTGCTAATGAGAAACCAATTGATTTCGTTGGCGACCGAATTGAAAAACCCGAACTTTTAGATGAGGAAATTAGCTTTAATAAGCAAAAGCCTACATTATCAGCACACAGAAAGATTGCAGCTGTTGAGGGCATAAACGAGGTAGTTTCCTCCAGGCAGAATTTGGAGGTTTCTACTAATGGTAGTAACGAGGGTGGTTCAATTGAAGGAGATGGCAAGAGGGGTAAGAAGAAGAGCAACACAGAGATGGCAGAGAGGATGATACCTGAGCATGAATTGCGGAGGCTAAGGAATTTTGCGCTGAGGATGGTGGAGAGGACTAAAGTTGGAGCTGCAGGTATCACACAGGCGTTAGTTGAGCACATTCATGAGAGATGGAAGTTGGATGAGGTGATCAAGTTGAAGTTTGAAGAGCCTCTTTCTCTTAACATGAAGCGTACACACGAGGTTTTGGAG AAAAGAACTGGAGGGTTGGTTATATGGAGAGCAGGTGGCTCAGTGGTGTTATATAGGGGCATGGCCTACAAGCTTCACTGTGTTCAATCGTATTCCGGGCAGGATCAGGCTGATACAAGTGCTTTGGATGTTATAACTACTAACACAGAAAATATGGTAGTTAAGGACTGTGTTAGGACCGAGGAGTCCTTCATGCCTTCTTCTTCGGAATATTTGAAGGATCTATCTAAAGAAGAGCTCATGGATTTGTGTGAACTCAACCATTTGTTAGATGAACTAGGTCCACGATATAAAGATTGGTCAGGTCGAGAACCGTTGCCTGTTGATGCGGACTTGCTTCCACCTGTTGTTCCTGGGTATCAACCCCCATTCAGACGCCTTCCTTATGGGGTAAGACATTGTTTGAAGGATTGTGAAATGACTACTTTCCGTAGACTTGCGAGGTCAATGCCTCCACATTTTGCCTTAG GAAGAAATAGGGAACTGCAAGGTTTGGCACAGGCTATTGTGAATTTATGGGAAAGAACTGCAATTGCTAAGATAGCCGTTAAACGTGGAGTAGAAAATACACGCAATGAAAGAATGGCTGAAGAGCTTAAG CGATTGACAGGGGGGACATTGCTTTCCAGAAACAAGGAATTTATTGTATTTTACAGGGGCAATGATTTCTTGCCACCTGTTGTAACAAATACATTGAAAGAGATGCAAAAGTCCAGAAATCTTCTGCAAGAGGAGGAAGAGGAAGCACGAGGGAGGGCCCTAGCCTTGGTTGGATCTAATGTAAAAGCTTCTACACTTCCTTTGGTTGCCGGCACTCTCGCAGAAACCACTGCTGCAACCTCTTGCTGGGGGCACCAACCAAGCCCCGATGAAGTGGAGGAAATGAAGAGAAATTCAGCATTGACTCAACAGGCTTCACTAGTCAGACATCTTGAGAAGAAACTAGCTCTT GCTAAAGGGAAGTTGACAAAGGCCAATAAAGCTTTAGCTAAAGTGCAGGAGCATCTCGATCCCACAGATCTCCCAACTGATTTGGAAACGTTGAGTGAAGAGGAGAGAATTTTATTTCGTAAGATTGGTCTGAGTATGAAACCCTACTTGCTTTTAG GAAAACGAGGAGTTTATGATGGTACAATAGAAAACATGCACCTCCATTGGAAATACCGAGAGTTGGTAAAGATACTTGTGAAAAGAGAAAGTTTGGCCCAAGTGAAGCATATTGCAATTTCGTTGGAGGCCGAGAGTGGTGGGGTGCTAGTATCTTTAGATAAAACTACAAAAGGCTATGCTATTATAATCTATCGAGGAAAAAACTACTTGCGTCCTCTTGAAATGAGGCCAAAGAATTTATTGACAAAAAGGCAGGCATTAGCTCGATCAGTTGAACTTCAGAGATCTGAG GCACTGAAGCATCACATCTCAGACTTACAGGAAAAAATTGAGCTAATGAAATCAGAGCTG GAAGAAATGAAAGCTGGGAATGAGGTTGGTGCCGTAAATACTCCATACTCAAGGTTGAATGAAGCTCTACTTTCTGATGAGGATATTGAAGAG ACTGGGAAGATGAATATATGGAATCATATGGCAGCggcaatgatgatgatgatgataagcAAAAGGAAAGACCAGTTTAGTAGTTACTCGACCAGATCGGAGCCTGGAGTACCAGCTACTGCAGATTTTTTAATAAAGGCAAATGCTTTAACATTCCAGCTTCTAAGCCAGGGAAAGATCATATATAGAAATGGATTATCATTGGATGTTGCATTCTAA
- the LOC108451780 gene encoding CRM-domain containing factor CFM3, chloroplastic/mitochondrial isoform X2, translating into MALSPFPVTHQACVLSSSHSLYYLILQTKTQNNSFRALKFKSYCVSHQTIKVGIDISKKKRKPKPSFLYQIKDKWSQKPIISTREKLPWQEKEELEEQEEVEKEQTFEATASETESDEDPRVEASDQVSFPLPSRVIAAPWSHGRKFNELHFDFVPESPEFESQIEVSFANEKPIDFVGDRIEKPELLDEEISFNKQKPTLSAHRKIAAVEGINEVVSSRQNLEVSTNGSNEGGSIEGDGKRGKKKSNTEMAERMIPEHELRRLRNFALRMVERTKVGAAGITQALVEHIHERWKLDEVIKLKFEEPLSLNMKRTHEVLEKRTGGLVIWRAGGSVVLYRGMAYKLHCVQSYSGQDQADTSALDVITTNTENMVVKDCVRTEESFMPSSSEYLKDLSKEELMDLCELNHLLDELGPRYKDWSGREPLPVDADLLPPVVPGYQPPFRRLPYGVRHCLKDCEMTTFRRLARSMPPHFALGRNRELQGLAQAIVNLWERTAIAKIAVKRGVENTRNERMAEELKRLTGGTLLSRNKEFIVFYRGNDFLPPVVTNTLKEMQKSRNLLQEEEEEARGRALALVGSNVKASTLPLVAGTLAETTAATSCWGHQPSPDEVEEMKRNSALTQQASLVRHLEKKLALAKGKLTKANKALAKVQEHLDPTDLPTDLETLSEEERILFRKIGLSMKPYLLLGKRGVYDGTIENMHLHWKYRELVKILVKRESLAQVKHIAISLEAESGGVLVSLDKTTKGYAIIIYRGKNYLRPLEMRPKNLLTKRQALARSVELQRSEALKHHISDLQEKIELMKSELEEMKAGNEVGAVNTPYSRLNEALLSDEDIEEEDWEDEYMESYGSGNDDDDDKQKERPV; encoded by the exons ATGGCGCTCTCACCATTTCCTGTAACTCATCAAGCGTGCGTATTATCATCTTCACATTCTCTTTACTATCTTATTTTGCAAACCAAGACCCAGAATAACAGTTTCAGAgcactcaaattcaaatcttattGTGTTTCTCATCAAACAATAAAGGTTGGTATTGATATAAGTAAGAAGAAGAGGAAGCCCAAGCCAAGTTTTTTGTACCAAATTAAGGATAAATGGTCTCAAAAACCAATCATTTCCACTAGAGAGAAGTTGCCATGGCAAGAAAAAGAGGAACTTGAAGAACAAGAAGAAGTTGAAAAAGAGCAGACTTTTGAGGCGACCGCATCTGAGACAGAAAGTGATGAAGACCCACGAGTGGAAGCGAGTGACCAAGTGAGTTTTCCTTTGCCGAGTCGGGTAATTGCTGCTCCTTGGTCTCATGGACGCAAATTTAATGAACTCCATTTTGATTTTGTTCCTGAAAGTCCAGAATTTGAGTCTCAAATAGAAGTTAGTTTTGCTAATGAGAAACCAATTGATTTCGTTGGCGACCGAATTGAAAAACCCGAACTTTTAGATGAGGAAATTAGCTTTAATAAGCAAAAGCCTACATTATCAGCACACAGAAAGATTGCAGCTGTTGAGGGCATAAACGAGGTAGTTTCCTCCAGGCAGAATTTGGAGGTTTCTACTAATGGTAGTAACGAGGGTGGTTCAATTGAAGGAGATGGCAAGAGGGGTAAGAAGAAGAGCAACACAGAGATGGCAGAGAGGATGATACCTGAGCATGAATTGCGGAGGCTAAGGAATTTTGCGCTGAGGATGGTGGAGAGGACTAAAGTTGGAGCTGCAGGTATCACACAGGCGTTAGTTGAGCACATTCATGAGAGATGGAAGTTGGATGAGGTGATCAAGTTGAAGTTTGAAGAGCCTCTTTCTCTTAACATGAAGCGTACACACGAGGTTTTGGAG AAAAGAACTGGAGGGTTGGTTATATGGAGAGCAGGTGGCTCAGTGGTGTTATATAGGGGCATGGCCTACAAGCTTCACTGTGTTCAATCGTATTCCGGGCAGGATCAGGCTGATACAAGTGCTTTGGATGTTATAACTACTAACACAGAAAATATGGTAGTTAAGGACTGTGTTAGGACCGAGGAGTCCTTCATGCCTTCTTCTTCGGAATATTTGAAGGATCTATCTAAAGAAGAGCTCATGGATTTGTGTGAACTCAACCATTTGTTAGATGAACTAGGTCCACGATATAAAGATTGGTCAGGTCGAGAACCGTTGCCTGTTGATGCGGACTTGCTTCCACCTGTTGTTCCTGGGTATCAACCCCCATTCAGACGCCTTCCTTATGGGGTAAGACATTGTTTGAAGGATTGTGAAATGACTACTTTCCGTAGACTTGCGAGGTCAATGCCTCCACATTTTGCCTTAG GAAGAAATAGGGAACTGCAAGGTTTGGCACAGGCTATTGTGAATTTATGGGAAAGAACTGCAATTGCTAAGATAGCCGTTAAACGTGGAGTAGAAAATACACGCAATGAAAGAATGGCTGAAGAGCTTAAG CGATTGACAGGGGGGACATTGCTTTCCAGAAACAAGGAATTTATTGTATTTTACAGGGGCAATGATTTCTTGCCACCTGTTGTAACAAATACATTGAAAGAGATGCAAAAGTCCAGAAATCTTCTGCAAGAGGAGGAAGAGGAAGCACGAGGGAGGGCCCTAGCCTTGGTTGGATCTAATGTAAAAGCTTCTACACTTCCTTTGGTTGCCGGCACTCTCGCAGAAACCACTGCTGCAACCTCTTGCTGGGGGCACCAACCAAGCCCCGATGAAGTGGAGGAAATGAAGAGAAATTCAGCATTGACTCAACAGGCTTCACTAGTCAGACATCTTGAGAAGAAACTAGCTCTT GCTAAAGGGAAGTTGACAAAGGCCAATAAAGCTTTAGCTAAAGTGCAGGAGCATCTCGATCCCACAGATCTCCCAACTGATTTGGAAACGTTGAGTGAAGAGGAGAGAATTTTATTTCGTAAGATTGGTCTGAGTATGAAACCCTACTTGCTTTTAG GAAAACGAGGAGTTTATGATGGTACAATAGAAAACATGCACCTCCATTGGAAATACCGAGAGTTGGTAAAGATACTTGTGAAAAGAGAAAGTTTGGCCCAAGTGAAGCATATTGCAATTTCGTTGGAGGCCGAGAGTGGTGGGGTGCTAGTATCTTTAGATAAAACTACAAAAGGCTATGCTATTATAATCTATCGAGGAAAAAACTACTTGCGTCCTCTTGAAATGAGGCCAAAGAATTTATTGACAAAAAGGCAGGCATTAGCTCGATCAGTTGAACTTCAGAGATCTGAG GCACTGAAGCATCACATCTCAGACTTACAGGAAAAAATTGAGCTAATGAAATCAGAGCTG GAAGAAATGAAAGCTGGGAATGAGGTTGGTGCCGTAAATACTCCATACTCAAGGTTGAATGAAGCTCTACTTTCTGATGAGGATATTGAAGAG GAAGACTGGGAAGATGAATATATGGAATCATATGGCAGCggcaatgatgatgatgatgataagcAAAAGGAAAGACCAGTTTAG
- the LOC108478724 gene encoding cytokinin dehydrogenase 3 produces the protein MAVALPSFFTAIMIMSRLMAFIGISKNNDMSSKLQALDIAPKLSHDPSAIESASQDFGHIVKAAPQAVLLPSSPRDIASLVNFSYSNSVPFSIAARGNSHSVNGQAMAKNGVVIDMTSMKSGNGTGIRIASDGSYVDVGGQQLWIDVLNATLGLGLTPVSWTDYLYLTVGGTLSNAGISGQTFRYGPQISNVYEIDVITGTADFVTCSPNNNSDLFYAALGGLGQFGIITRARIPLEPAPKRVKWVRMLYTDFLDFTRDQELLISKNGRNNNKALNYLEGSLLLDQGSLDNWRSSFFPPQDQPKIISLITKFRIVYCLEIVKHYDGQTKTTVDKDLQQLLKGLSYLPGFMFEKDAKYEEFLNRVHSEELKLKAKGLWDVPHPWLNLFIPKSKISDFNDGVFKSIVLKRNITTGPVLVYPMNRKKWDDRMSAVIPDEEIFYTVGLLQSSGFDDWRTFEDQNKEILQFCEKAGIKVKQYLPHYTTKVGWVNHFGSKWSTFQKRKLQFDPKLLLSPGQRIFNNNQ, from the exons atggCTGTCGCTTTGCCATCATTTTTCACAGCTATAATGATTATGAGCCGTTTGATGGCCTTTATAGGGATATCGAAGAACAATGATATGTCCTCTAAACTCCAAGCCCTTGATATTGCACCCAAACTCTCTCATGATCCTTCAGCCATTGAATCAGCCTCTCAAGATTTTGGTCACATAGTAAAAGCCGCTCCCCAAGCTGTTCTGCTCCCTTCTTCCCCTCGGGACATTGCTTCCCTTGTAAATTTCAGTTACAGTAATTCGGTTCCTTTCAGCATAGCAGCCAGAGGGAACAGCCACTCCGTCAATGGCCAAGCCATGGCAAAAAACGGGGTCGTTATTGACATGACGTCAATGAAGAGCGGGAATGGAACCGGAATCAGAATCGCGAGTGACGGGTCTTATGTGGATGTTGGCGGCCAACAGCTTTGGATTGACGTGCTGAATGCGACATTGGGACTTGGGCTTACGCCCGTTTCCTGGACAGATTATTTGTACTTAACCGTAGGTGGAACGCTCTCCAATGCCGGAATCAGTGGACAAACCTTTCGATACGGTCCTCAGATCAGTAACGTTTATGAAATAGATGTTATAACAG GCACAGCTGATTTTGTGACTTGCTCTCCAAACAACAACTCCGATCTCTTCTATGCTGCTCTTGGAGGCTTAGGCCAGTTTGGTATAATAACAAGAGCTAGGATTCCACTTGAGCCAGCACCAAAACgg GTTAAGTGGGTACGAATGTTGTACACTGATTTCTTAGATTTTACTAGAGACCAAGAGCTTTTGATCTCCAAGAATGGAAGGAATAACAATAAAGCACTAAATTATTTGGAAGGTTCACTTCTACTGGATCAAGGTTCTTTAGATAACTGGAGATCCTCCTTTTTCCCACCCCAAGATCAACCCAAAATTATCTCCTTGATAACCAAATTTCGCATTGTTTACTGTCTTGAAATTGTCAAGCACTATGATGGTCAAACCAAAACCACTGTGGACAAG GATCTGCAGCAGCTTCTGAAAGGCTTGAGCTACTTGCCTGGATTTATGTTCGAAAAAGATGCCAAATATGAAGAGTTCTTGAATAGAGTCCATAGTGAAGAGCTGAAGCTTAAAGCAAAAGGTCTATGGGATGTTCCACATCCATGGTTGAATCTTTTTATACCCAAATCCAAGATATCAGATTTCAATGATGGTGTTTTCAAGAGCATTGTCCTTAAAAGAAACATTACTACTGGACCTGTCCTTGTTTACCCCATGAACAGAAAAAA ATGGGATGATAGGATGTCAGCTGTTATACCAGATGAAGAAATTTTCTACACAGTGGGGTTATTGCAATCAAGTGGATTTGATGATTGGAGAACTTTTGAGGATCAAAATAAGGAAATATTGCAGTTTTGTGAAAAGGCTGGCATCAAGGTTAAGCAGTATCTTCCTCATTACACAACTAAGGTAGGTTGGGTCAATCACTTTGGCTCAAAATGGAGCACTTTTCAGAAGAGAAAACTTCAGTTTGATCCAAAATTGTTATTATCTCCAGGGCAGAGAATTTTCAATAACAATCAATAA